The sequence TAGGTATAACCCTCGTGAGCTTGAAGAGCAATGGCAAAAACATTGGTCTAGTGCTGGTTTATATCGCACTCCAGTCCCCAAAAAAGGCCAAAAGCGATTTTATGCGCTCTCAATGTTTCCTTACCCTTCTGGAACACTTCATATGGGGCATGTAAGGAATTATGTCATCACAGATGTGATTGCTAGATTGCAAAGAATGAGAGGTAATGCCGTTTTACATCCAATGGGGTGGGACGCATTTGGCTTGCCAGCTGAAAATGCTGCCATTGAAAGAGGTATAGAGCCAGAGGTTTGGACCAACCAAAATATCTCCCAAATGAAGGCTCAACTTGAGCAACTAGGTTTGTCTATAGATTGGAGTAGAGAACAAACTACCTGTCATAAAAACTACTATAAATGGACACAATATATATTTTTAGAGTTATTTGAAGCAGGGCTAGCATATCAAAAAGAAGCAACTGTTAACTGGGATCCAATAGATAAAACTGTATTAGCAAATGAACAAGTAGATTCCGAAGGGAAATCATGGAGATCAGGTGCAAAAGTTATCAAAAAAGAATTAAAGCAATGGTTTCTAAGGATTACTGACTATGCTGAAGAACTATTAAATGATTTAAATAAACTGCCTGATTGGCCAGAGAGAGTAAGAACAATGCAAGCAAATTGGATAGGTCGTTCTAAAGGCTTAGAAATAGATTTTAAAATTGAAAGTAAAACAGATAAAATAATAACTGTCTTTACAACAAGACCCGATACAATTTATGGCTGTACATTTATTGTATTAGCACCGGAGAGTAAGATTATAAATGAAATAGTCAAATATGATATGATTTCTAAAGTTGATAAGTTCAGAAATGATACTAATAGATTAACATCTTTTGAAAGAACATCTGAAAGTAGAGAAAGTACAGGAATAGCTACTGGGGAATATGCTATAAATCCAATAAATGGACAGAAGGTTCCAATTTGGATAGCCGATTACGTACTAACTGATTACGGATCAGGAGCTGTCATGGCTGTGCCAGCTCATGACCAACGTGATTTTGATTTTGCAAATAAATATCAACTACCAATAAAATCAGTTATAAAAAATAATGATAGGCAAGACAAAGAGAAAAATATTAGATTATGGACAGGAGGAGGAAAACTCGAGAATTCAGAAGAATATAATGGATTAAATAATGTTGAGGCAAAAGCGAAAATAATTAAATTGGCGATAGATAAAGCATGGGGGAGAAGTAAAACCGAATATCGCTTAAGAGACTGGTTAATATCACGCCAAAGATACTGGGGTTGTCCAATTCCAATTATTCAATGTGAGGAATGTGGCCAAGTTCCAATAGAGAAAGATGATTTACCAGTAGAGCTTCCGAAAGAAATTGACAACAATACCAATGATATATCAAAACATAATAGTCTAGAAGAATGGAGCAATATATGCTGCCCTCTTTGTGGGAAAAAAGCCAAAAGAGAGACAGATACAATGGATACATTTATGTGTTCTTCATGGTATTTCCTAAGATTTGCAGACCCAGGAAATTTAGAAGCTCCATTTAATAAGCAACAAATAAAGAAATGGTTGCCAGTCAATCAATATGTAGGAGGTATCGAGCATGCAATTCTGCACCTACTATATTCTAGATTTATAACAAAAGCATTAAAGCAAAGAGACTTACATGATCTTGATGAACCTTTTCAAAAGCTTCTTACTCAAGGCATGGTGCAAGGAAGAACCTTTAGAAATAAAACTACTGGTAAATACATAAAAGCTTCTAAAATATCTAATGTCAAACAACCTATTGATCCTGATACTGGTGAGAAAGTAGAAATAATCTACGAAAAAATGTCTAAGTCCAAATATAATGGTGTTGATCCATCTGTGGTTATTGAAAAGTATGGAGCTGATACAGCTAGAATGTTTATCCTTTTTAAGGCTCCTCCCGAAAAAGATTTAGAGTGGAATGATTCTGATGTTGAAGGTCAATATAGGTTTATTTTAAGGATATGGAAATTAACTATTTCTTACTTAAACAAACATTCCTGTAGGATAAAGGATAATCAAAGCATTTTAATACATTCGGAGTTAAATCAGAATGAAAAGACATTAAATCGAGCTACACATAATGCCATTAAATCAATTACAGAGGACTTAGATCACGGATTACAACTTAACACAGCTATATCTGAACTTATGAAATTAACAAATGCAATGAATGAAAATATAAATAAAATAGATTGCAGAGTGGCGACTAATTCCATATCAGTTCTAATTAGGTTATTAGCGCCATTTGCTCCTCATATTGCTGAAGAGCTTTGGACAAAATTAGGAGGTACAAAAAGTGTTCATTTACAGTCATGGCCTATTTATAGTCCAGAAGCATTAATAACAGATACCTTTAATCTAATAATTCAAATAAAAGGAAAGGTTAGGGGTTGTATTTCTGTTGCCTCTGATACTAGCGTTAAAGAATTAGAAAAAATTGCATTAAGTAGTGACATAGCTAAGAAATGGCTTAATGGCTCCGACCCTACAAGAATAATTGTTGTACCAAACAAACTAGTAAATCTTGTTCCATAAGAGTTAGTCAATTAAGCTTAAATCTAAGAGTATCAGGTTTTGACCAATTTCCTTTTACATTATAGTTCATATTATTAGCAAGATGGTGTCTAAGTATAAAATAAATAGACTCAGAATTATCACCTGAAGTTAAGTCATTAATCTCAGAAATCGACCTTGATACTCTATCTGATAACAAATCAATAATTTCTTCCTTTAATCCTAGAATATTAGATGCTGCTTTTTTTCCTGCTTCTACACCAGGCTGATGATAAGCATTGATATTAATTAATTCGGCATAAAGTGAGACAGCTCTTTCGAATAATGCTATCAATGCACCAAGGCTAGTAGTATCAAATTTAGAAATAGTTATCGTGACACTTTGTTTACCCGCTTCGGTCAATGCTGTTCTAGTTCCTTGCATAAATCCTGAAAGAAAGTCTCCTGGATTTCTATTATTTATAGTTTTAATTTCTTCATCATCCGTAAGTACTTCTATAAAAGTTGCAAAATAATTATCAAGTCCATCTCTTAACTGCTGCACATATGCATGTTGATCAGTAGAACCCTTGTTACCGTATACAGATAAGCCCTGATTTACTAATTTACCATTTCTATCTAATCGTTTTCCTAAAGATTCCATTACTAATTGTTGAAGATAGCGACTAAATACTTCCAGCCTATCTCTATAAGGAAGTATAACCATGTCTCTAGACCCTTTACCTTCACCAGATTTCCACCATGCTAAAGCCAAAAGAGAAGCAGGATTTTCTAAAAAGTCATGATTACGAGTTAAATTGTCCATCAAGGATGCACCTGATAGAAATTTCTTAATGTCAGCTCCAACAAAAGCTGCTGGTAAAAGACCAACAGCACTGGTAATACTTGTTCTTCCACCAACCCAATCAGGCATATCAAATGTGTTTAACCAGCATTCTTTTCTGGCTAGCTTATCCAGTTGACTATCAACCATAGTTATTGCTACAGCCTGGGAGGGCCAATTACCTTTAATAGATTCCAATCGAAAACGCGCTTGTTCCATTGCTATTCGAGGCTCCGGAGTTCCTCCAGATTTACTGACAGTGACAAAAAGCGTTGTAGATAGTGAATCATGTATATCCTTTAAGATCTTATTAATTCCATTGGGGTCAACATTATCAATAAAATGTATATTTAATGGGTTTCCACTCATTTCTAATGCCCGAACTATAAGTAGAGGGCCCAATCCACTTCCACCGATACCTATCCACAAGACGTCAGTAAAATTCTTTCCATTTGGAGCTTTTAACTGGCCATTTATTATTTTGTTTGCAAATGAATGTATACGCTCAATTTCTTTTTCAATTTTATCTGAAATTCCCTTATTAGGAGCTAAACCAGAATTACGTAGCCAATAGTGTCCAACCTGCCTACTTTCATCTTGGTTGGCTATTGATCCTGACTCTAAGTCATCGATAGCATCAAAAGCTTTTTTAAATAATGGAGCGAATCTATTTAAATCAATAGCATTTATGTTCATTCTACTAACATCAAGCCATATTTTTAGTGACTCATCAAACCATAGAAGTTCACAAAACCGATGCCATTGCTTCTGTGGACTATTAATACTGAAATCAGGAAGGGTCATATTCGTTTAAGTTCCAAAACAATAGAACCTTTTAATGACAGAATGACAGGAGTATCATCTGATTTTTGATTCTAGGATTGGATATTAGCAAATAGTATTTTAATTGATGGGGAAAGAAATGATTAGTTGTGTTTGGTAATAAACAAATTTGAGTTTAGAATAAGTTAAGACTAAGATAAAACAATTAATATTAACAAACTAAATGATAATTTAAATTATTTTCAACCATTCTTGACGTAATGCAGAACAAGATTCATGAGCTTTACTATCGACCTTTAGATGCCATTTCTTTTCATTTATAGTATCAGCAAATAAATAAGATTGTTTTACTAGTCCCTGTCTAGAGTAAGTAATCAAAGATTTTTGTTCAGGTATTATTAAATTATCAATATCATTACTATGTTTTATTCTGAAATTATTTACAGCGATTATCTCATCATTCACAATTAGTCCGGCATTAGATGCAGGACTATCTCTATCAACTCTTTTTACCAAAAAATAGGATTCTTTATCTGTGGTTACTAAACCAGTATATATTTTTTTTAACGGCGATTGTTCTAAGGTCATTCCAACTAAATTGATTGAATTGTCTAGTGGTAATGTATTTTTACCATCTAACCATAAATCTAATTCCTCAGATAAGTTATTATCTATATATGATAATTCTTGTTTAATATCAGACCTTGAATAGCCTCTACCCGTCTTACCATAAATATGCCAAATCGTCCTTAAGAAAGCTGATAATGAGGAATTAACTTTTCTCAATCTAATATCAAGACAAAAAGCAAGTATTGCTCCAAAATGATAGTAATTAACCTGAGTTGATGAACTAACTATTGTAGAATTATATAATTTAATCCAAGCCTCTCTTGAACTGTCAGCGATTGTCTGATAGCTACTTCCTGGGGTACTGAGAACTATTGTTATTTCTTTAGAAAGATCGCAGATAAATTCATCAATACTTGTAATGCCTGCAATCATTGGAAGAGCCAAGTCAAAGTAACTTGTAATCCCTTCAGCAAACCATAATGAGTCCGTTATGATCGACTTGTTATAGTTATAAGAGTTATATTCAATTGGTCTTAATCTGCGAACATTCCATTGGTGGAAATATTCATGACCAACTAACTGAAGAAGTCTACGATAGCCTGATGATTCAGCTAAAGTCCTCCAGTCATATTGAATTACTGCACAATTATCATGTTCTAACCCACCATAAGCTTTATCAAGAATCTGAATAACAAGTAAATAATTGTCGCCTGATGGTGGCTCTTCTCTCATAACTTGACAACAAGCTTCGCATACATTCTCTAGATGGTGAAGAAATTCAATTGGGAGTTTTTTAGGGATCTTACCTGCTAAAACCAACCTGTGTTTTTTTTCCTGAACAAAAAATGGTTCAGAACCAAATTCACCTGCTGTTAATGGAGCATCTACAAAATGATCATAATCTTGGGCATAATATGTAGATTTTGTTCTAACAAGAGGAATATAAGCTTTCCAATTAGATGGTAAGTTGACTAATAACTGATAGGCTGTATTGCGATAACCATCAATAAGTAAAACAGCTGCTGAAAGAGATATAGAAGCAAAATCAGGGTCTATATAACATGTTCTAACAGTCAATTCTCTTGCTTCAATCCGATACTCTATAGTAATATTAGATAAATTAACTACTTCTATCTCCCAAGCACTAGCTTCAACCCTTTTTGGTTCTATACATTTATTATCCTGAGCAATATTTAAATCAAACAAATATTGTGCGTGATCTCTTATCTTATAAGATCCTGGAGTCCATACTGGTAAGATAAATCTGACTAACTTTGATTTTGGTTTGAACTTTATAGTAACTTTAAATTCTTGATTTCTTGGGCTAGTTAAATCTATTGCTACGTGAACATGTGCATCTAATTCCTTGTGATTCATTAGATCGAGAAAAAATTACGTAATAGGGAATTGCGAGATCAAGGTCACTTGCTATTATTAGTTTATTGTAAAAAGACTTCTATGGTTAGTTATTCGTCTACTATTACAGTATTGAAACTAAATTAGCATCCTAATCTAACATAATAGATCAATGAATATCGATCTTGGAGAATATCAAAACAATAATCATCTAATATCACCATTAGAGATTAAATTCCCGAAATTTACACCAAAGTTAAATCTGGCAGTAATGGCCTCGGGCGAGGGAAGTAACTTTGAAGCACTGGTTCATGCAACAAGGGGGAAATTATTAGATGCAACCATATCCATATTAATTGTAAATAATCCCAATTGTAATGCA comes from Prochlorococcus sp. MIT 1307 and encodes:
- the leuS gene encoding leucine--tRNA ligase, with protein sequence MKEQQPNTSPLEKASDRYNPRELEEQWQKHWSSAGLYRTPVPKKGQKRFYALSMFPYPSGTLHMGHVRNYVITDVIARLQRMRGNAVLHPMGWDAFGLPAENAAIERGIEPEVWTNQNISQMKAQLEQLGLSIDWSREQTTCHKNYYKWTQYIFLELFEAGLAYQKEATVNWDPIDKTVLANEQVDSEGKSWRSGAKVIKKELKQWFLRITDYAEELLNDLNKLPDWPERVRTMQANWIGRSKGLEIDFKIESKTDKIITVFTTRPDTIYGCTFIVLAPESKIINEIVKYDMISKVDKFRNDTNRLTSFERTSESRESTGIATGEYAINPINGQKVPIWIADYVLTDYGSGAVMAVPAHDQRDFDFANKYQLPIKSVIKNNDRQDKEKNIRLWTGGGKLENSEEYNGLNNVEAKAKIIKLAIDKAWGRSKTEYRLRDWLISRQRYWGCPIPIIQCEECGQVPIEKDDLPVELPKEIDNNTNDISKHNSLEEWSNICCPLCGKKAKRETDTMDTFMCSSWYFLRFADPGNLEAPFNKQQIKKWLPVNQYVGGIEHAILHLLYSRFITKALKQRDLHDLDEPFQKLLTQGMVQGRTFRNKTTGKYIKASKISNVKQPIDPDTGEKVEIIYEKMSKSKYNGVDPSVVIEKYGADTARMFILFKAPPEKDLEWNDSDVEGQYRFILRIWKLTISYLNKHSCRIKDNQSILIHSELNQNEKTLNRATHNAIKSITEDLDHGLQLNTAISELMKLTNAMNENINKIDCRVATNSISVLIRLLAPFAPHIAEELWTKLGGTKSVHLQSWPIYSPEALITDTFNLIIQIKGKVRGCISVASDTSVKELEKIALSSDIAKKWLNGSDPTRIIVVPNKLVNLVP
- a CDS encoding glucose-6-phosphate isomerase produces the protein MTLPDFSINSPQKQWHRFCELLWFDESLKIWLDVSRMNINAIDLNRFAPLFKKAFDAIDDLESGSIANQDESRQVGHYWLRNSGLAPNKGISDKIEKEIERIHSFANKIINGQLKAPNGKNFTDVLWIGIGGSGLGPLLIVRALEMSGNPLNIHFIDNVDPNGINKILKDIHDSLSTTLFVTVSKSGGTPEPRIAMEQARFRLESIKGNWPSQAVAITMVDSQLDKLARKECWLNTFDMPDWVGGRTSITSAVGLLPAAFVGADIKKFLSGASLMDNLTRNHDFLENPASLLALAWWKSGEGKGSRDMVILPYRDRLEVFSRYLQQLVMESLGKRLDRNGKLVNQGLSVYGNKGSTDQHAYVQQLRDGLDNYFATFIEVLTDDEEIKTINNRNPGDFLSGFMQGTRTALTEAGKQSVTITISKFDTTSLGALIALFERAVSLYAELININAYHQPGVEAGKKAASNILGLKEEIIDLLSDRVSRSISEINDLTSGDNSESIYFILRHHLANNMNYNVKGNWSKPDTLRFKLN
- a CDS encoding M61 family metallopeptidase — encoded protein: MNHKELDAHVHVAIDLTSPRNQEFKVTIKFKPKSKLVRFILPVWTPGSYKIRDHAQYLFDLNIAQDNKCIEPKRVEASAWEIEVVNLSNITIEYRIEARELTVRTCYIDPDFASISLSAAVLLIDGYRNTAYQLLVNLPSNWKAYIPLVRTKSTYYAQDYDHFVDAPLTAGEFGSEPFFVQEKKHRLVLAGKIPKKLPIEFLHHLENVCEACCQVMREEPPSGDNYLLVIQILDKAYGGLEHDNCAVIQYDWRTLAESSGYRRLLQLVGHEYFHQWNVRRLRPIEYNSYNYNKSIITDSLWFAEGITSYFDLALPMIAGITSIDEFICDLSKEITIVLSTPGSSYQTIADSSREAWIKLYNSTIVSSSTQVNYYHFGAILAFCLDIRLRKVNSSLSAFLRTIWHIYGKTGRGYSRSDIKQELSYIDNNLSEELDLWLDGKNTLPLDNSINLVGMTLEQSPLKKIYTGLVTTDKESYFLVKRVDRDSPASNAGLIVNDEIIAVNNFRIKHSNDIDNLIIPEQKSLITYSRQGLVKQSYLFADTINEKKWHLKVDSKAHESCSALRQEWLKII